CCTTCACTATCTTCACTTATTTCTGGTTTACGTGGCCTCGGAATAATTTCCAAATGTGCATAGTCATTCGAACCATAgccattattatttaagttttctgGTGCAGGTTCTGTAGTAGAACTTTTCTGTCTTATGCGCTTTTTCTTCCTATTATTAAAAGGCTTTCTCCGATTCCCAGCTATCTCGCCTGGTTGTCTCAAAAGCAGTACTGTTGGTTGCTCTCCGACAGCGTTTTTGAAAATCTCCTTTACTACAACTTTCGTTGTTGTATATGCTTCTGTCGTCACATCTtcatttaaacttttattatctGCCTGCGGTTCTATGTTTGAATGATTTGAGAATGTCGAATTACTATAAAAACCACCGTTTTCTGCGGTTGTGGTCTCTTCTATTATATGGTTTTCTGTTTCGATATCATCTATCGGTTTCTTTTCCGGTTGTTGCGTCGTTTTATTAGTAAGCGAAGGCAGCATGTTTTTCCACTCCCTCGATTTAGTATTATTCTTTCTATGATGTATATATCTCCTAGCGTTCAGTGCTATCAAATCCCTACTCAACTGAGCCTTGTATGTTGTGTTCATCATAGGTCTCATGCGTAACTTTTTGCGAAGACCAGTGGGAAATCTAATTCGGCTCATCACTTTTGGTGTAACTGTTTCTTGTTTTTCAGTTGTAGTTGTGATATCTATGTCTTCATCTTTCTTGACAACTTCATTCCTGTTTTGAATAAATGAACTAAGTTGTCCATTTGTATTTTGTGGTATAAGATCAATTGTTTGATTTGTTATGGAATATGAAAGTTCATTCTCTTTAGTTCTCGAATTATCATGGCGTTCTCTATACCCTGTATAAGATTCGTCCGTATTAATTTCCTCTACAGCCTTACCACTTTCATCGAATGTATCAGCAATTGGTTTTCTTCGATATTCAAATGTATTATCTGACTGGAATATGGATATTGCATTTTGTTTCCCGCGAAGTAAATCAGCCAGGGATAAATTATGCTGCTGCAGTATTTCGCTTAAACTACTTCCATTCGATCGTTTCAATATATCCTTTAATGAAACTGGATCGATTGGACCATTCtcctgaaatatattataaactggTTAAAAGctaacaaacaattattattataattatcaaaaaaaaatatttctaacacatatgattatcataaataacgttattatcaattattatttgtgaaattaagaaacaccaataatattattgtacatcTCTGTCTACACAATGTtctataaaacacaaataatctACGCATTGTTATTCATGGAACAAATTGTTTTCaagtaagatattttaaattagttcgCAATTCACACAAATGTGAATTGTATGGTTAAACAATACTGTTTTAACAAGTCTTGCAAAACTCATTTAACTGTTACCGCTGATCGCGTTTGAAGTTTATCTCTAcatttgttcataatattaggCCTTCTGTAATATGTGATCTTAATTGTACTAGATTGTTCTGCCTTTTCAAGTGCTTTCTCTCtcatcaaattatattttattgcttcataatttatttccatgTCTTGATGAGGTTTTGGTGGAGAGATAAAATCACTAACACATTTATGGCTATAACCACGAAGCGCAAATTtatcctataaaataaaattatatggtaAATATTTAGCACGAATATTTCTTTAAGGTCCGTAGTCGTTCTTTGCCTAAACATCTCATAAACTCGTAAATATCGCTATAAACGATTTGAAGAGATGAAGGTATAGGTGagagatttattattatttatgcttaCCTTAGCTTTGTCATGTTCATTTAAAACACCCGAAGTTTTATCCCCTAACTTAGCTTGTAGTCTCGTCGGTTCCTCTTCAACACTTGACTCGTGTGCCTGAGTCATTACTTCTATTGAAAATTCGGATAAAGATTTATCTTCTTGTAATTCAGgtttattaataagaaattcAAAATCTTTCTCTTCTGGGCCTAATGGGAAATCGGTCTCCTCTATTAATGGTTTTTGCTCTGTTAACTCACCATTATCATTCGCTGTAATTGACATAGGATTTTCATTTTGGTTCTCGTTATCTTGATGAGTGTTGTCATAAGTATTTAATGGTGTTTTTGTTTCTGTGGTAATTCCTTTTGTAGTTTTCTCACTATTATATTCGTCAAATTCACTAAGTTGGGGCCAAGGTTCGAGTGATGGACGTTTTCTTCGTTGACCGCGTCTTCTTAACGGTCTCTCTATTTCTAATGGTCCAGCTACCCATTCAAGAGGCTTCCCTTCGGGTTTCCTTCGTCGTCTTTTAACTGTCTCTGTCGTTTGACGGGCATTTGGCATTTCTTCATCGAAATATGGCCTTAGAGGTTCTTCAGGGTAGCCGTATCTGTCTTGAGGGCTTTGGTCCTCATTCAAAGACGATTGAGGACGACGTTTTCGTTTACGCCCCGGTCTTCGCCGTTTTGGTGGTTCTTCTGAAGAATTATCATTCCAAGTGTCGCCTTGCGTGGATTTTTGAATCATACTTTCTTCGTTCATAACTCTCCACGgctgaaataaacaaatatatttttttata
The nucleotide sequence above comes from Manduca sexta isolate Smith_Timp_Sample1 chromosome 11, JHU_Msex_v1.0, whole genome shotgun sequence. Encoded proteins:
- the LOC115443553 gene encoding uncharacterized protein LOC115443553 isoform X1; the protein is MGITGRVTMPFLSTLAALVIIVHSTEEDTQSDYRRDLRPRVLDTGTPTYEQPWRVMNEESMIQKSTQGDTWNDNSSEEPPKRRRPGRKRKRRPQSSLNEDQSPQDRYGYPEEPLRPYFDEEMPNARQTTETVKRRRRKPEGKPLEWVAGPLEIERPLRRRGQRRKRPSLEPWPQLSEFDEYNSEKTTKGITTETKTPLNTYDNTHQDNENQNENPMSITANDNGELTEQKPLIEETDFPLGPEEKDFEFLINKPELQEDKSLSEFSIEVMTQAHESSVEEEPTRLQAKLGDKTSGVLNEHDKAKDKFALRGYSHKCVSDFISPPKPHQDMEINYEAIKYNLMREKALEKAEQSSTIKITYYRRPNIMNKCRDKLQTRSAENGPIDPVSLKDILKRSNGSSLSEILQQHNLSLADLLRGKQNAISIFQSDNTFEYRRKPIADTFDESGKAVEEINTDESYTGYRERHDNSRTKENELSYSITNQTIDLIPQNTNGQLSSFIQNRNEVVKKDEDIDITTTTEKQETVTPKVMSRIRFPTGLRKKLRMRPMMNTTYKAQLSRDLIALNARRYIHHRKNNTKSREWKNMLPSLTNKTTQQPEKKPIDDIETENHIIEETTTAENGGFYSNSTFSNHSNIEPQADNKSLNEDVTTEAYTTTKVVVKEIFKNAVGEQPTVLLLRQPGEIAGNRRKPFNNRKKKRIRQKSSTTEPAPENLNNNGYGSNDYAHLEIIPRPRKPEISEDSEGFPTNLEDFMTTRSSVTQMDIIRPAKISAKIFSTITHPTTQSSMEETAKIEIDEILNDTGASARLSKILMERNMTLTELVEHRERGSSHVHLADIFHNASKEPNPPEPFLSKSLIEPISKETYPLRAILEANLHDASVKATTIDPSMVENNNYLNIPVVMDFGNNVNENAENMGIMSLFSNFTRLSVNTNHKEGTTTHTIIPPEKSEVVTTVTTQLNNSSTNLRESRVLPPDAANDNQDDVASWKAIFSLMKDNYKNQSKDLLENLNEEFSTSDSIKTITLEDDVDGNGVVVLEDLKHLKDFDNNIASESDDRLEFNPMERSEATSGILEIIPSQTKSVTVATASIAGLAIVLFLLTYAAFKWKQQKGIGGIKHNYPEERLPAPVFENRKSHKNNSSTRSISPMLSSTSNIYTLNTLDSRNGKESPEYMWDTLRKPFQ
- the LOC115443553 gene encoding uncharacterized protein LOC115443553 isoform X2 codes for the protein MGITGRVTMPFLSTLAALVIIVHSTEEDTQSDYRRDLRPRVLDTGTPTYEQPWRVMNEESMIQKSTQGDTWNDNSSEEPPKRRRPGRKRKRRPQSSLNEDQSPQDRYGYPEEPLRPYFDEEMPNARQTTETVKRRRRKPEGKPLEWVAGPLEIERPLRRRGQRRKRPSLEPWPQLSEFDEYNSEKTTKGITTETKTPLNTYDNTHQDNENQNENPMSITANDNGELTEQKPLIEETDFPLGPEEKDFEFLINKPELQEDKSLSEFSIEVMTQAHESSVEEEPTRLQAKLGDKTSGVLNEHDKAKENGPIDPVSLKDILKRSNGSSLSEILQQHNLSLADLLRGKQNAISIFQSDNTFEYRRKPIADTFDESGKAVEEINTDESYTGYRERHDNSRTKENELSYSITNQTIDLIPQNTNGQLSSFIQNRNEVVKKDEDIDITTTTEKQETVTPKVMSRIRFPTGLRKKLRMRPMMNTTYKAQLSRDLIALNARRYIHHRKNNTKSREWKNMLPSLTNKTTQQPEKKPIDDIETENHIIEETTTAENGGFYSNSTFSNHSNIEPQADNKSLNEDVTTEAYTTTKVVVKEIFKNAVGEQPTVLLLRQPGEIAGNRRKPFNNRKKKRIRQKSSTTEPAPENLNNNGYGSNDYAHLEIIPRPRKPEISEDSEGFPTNLEDFMTTRSSVTQMDIIRPAKISAKIFSTITHPTTQSSMEETAKIEIDEILNDTGASARLSKILMERNMTLTELVEHRERGSSHVHLADIFHNASKEPNPPEPFLSKSLIEPISKETYPLRAILEANLHDASVKATTIDPSMVENNNYLNIPVVMDFGNNVNENAENMGIMSLFSNFTRLSVNTNHKEGTTTHTIIPPEKSEVVTTVTTQLNNSSTNLRESRVLPPDAANDNQDDVASWKAIFSLMKDNYKNQSKDLLENLNEEFSTSDSIKTITLEDDVDGNGVVVLEDLKHLKDFDNNIASESDDRLEFNPMERSEATSGILEIIPSQTKSVTVATASIAGLAIVLFLLTYAAFKWKQQKGIGGIKHNYPEERLPAPVFENRKSHKNNSSTRSISPMLSSTSNIYTLNTLDSRNGKESPEYMWDTLRKPFQ